One genomic window of Methanosarcina acetivorans C2A includes the following:
- the pylS gene encoding pyrrolysine--tRNA(Pyl) ligase, with translation MDKKPLDTLISATGLWMSRTGMIHKIKHHEVSRSKIYIEMACGERLVVNNSRSSRTARALRHHKYRKTCRHCRVSDEDINNFLTKTSEEKTTVKVKVVSAPRVRKAMPKSVARAPKPLEATAQVPLSGSKPAPATPVSAPAQAPAPSTGSASATSASAQRMANSAAAPAAPVPTSAPALTKGQLDRLEGLLSPKDEISLDSEKPFRELESELLSRRKKDLKRIYAEERENYLGKLEREITKFFVDRGFLEIKSPILIPAEYVERMGINSDTELSKQVFRIDKNFCLRPMLAPNLYNYLRKLDRALPDPIKIFEIGPCYRKESDGKEHLEEFTMLNFCQMGSGCTRENLEAIITEFLNHLGIDFEIIGDSCMVYGNTLDVMHDDLELSSAVVGPVPLDREWGIDKPWIGAGFGLERLLKVMHGFKNIKRAARSESYYNGISTNL, from the coding sequence ATGGATAAAAAACCGCTAGACACTCTGATATCTGCAACCGGGCTCTGGATGTCCAGGACCGGAATGATTCACAAAATCAAGCACCATGAAGTTTCAAGAAGCAAGATCTATATCGAAATGGCATGTGGAGAAAGGCTCGTTGTAAATAACTCCCGGAGCAGCAGGACTGCAAGAGCTCTCAGGCACCACAAATACAGAAAGACCTGCAGACACTGCAGGGTTTCGGACGAGGATATTAACAACTTCCTCACAAAGACCAGCGAAGAGAAAACCACCGTGAAAGTCAAGGTTGTTTCTGCTCCCAGAGTCAGGAAAGCCATGCCGAAATCCGTTGCCAGAGCTCCAAAACCGCTTGAAGCCACAGCACAGGTTCCGCTTTCCGGATCAAAACCTGCACCCGCAACCCCGGTTTCCGCACCTGCACAGGCTCCCGCACCATCAACAGGCTCGGCTTCGGCAACATCTGCATCAGCACAGAGAATGGCAAACTCTGCTGCGGCTCCGGCTGCTCCTGTTCCGACGAGTGCTCCTGCACTTACAAAGGGCCAGCTTGACAGGCTTGAAGGGCTGTTAAGTCCTAAAGATGAGATTTCCCTGGATTCCGAAAAGCCTTTCAGGGAGCTTGAGTCCGAACTGCTCTCCCGGAGAAAAAAAGACCTGAAGCGGATCTATGCCGAAGAGAGAGAAAACTATCTGGGAAAGCTCGAACGCGAAATTACGAAATTCTTTGTGGATAGGGGTTTTCTGGAGATCAAGTCCCCGATTCTGATCCCTGCGGAATACGTGGAGAGAATGGGCATTAACAGTGACACGGAGCTTTCAAAGCAGGTCTTTAGAATCGACAAAAATTTCTGTTTAAGGCCAATGTTAGCCCCGAACCTCTACAACTACCTGCGCAAGCTTGACAGAGCCCTGCCTGACCCGATAAAAATCTTCGAAATCGGGCCCTGTTACAGGAAAGAATCGGACGGCAAAGAACACCTGGAAGAGTTTACCATGCTGAACTTCTGCCAGATGGGGTCAGGCTGCACACGAGAAAACCTTGAAGCCATAATCACGGAGTTCCTGAACCACCTGGGGATCGACTTTGAGATTATAGGGGATTCCTGCATGGTCTACGGAAATACCCTTGATGTCATGCACGACGACCTTGAACTTTCTTCTGCGGTCGTAGGGCCCGTCCCTCTTGACCGGGAATGGGGAATTGACAAGCCCTGGATAGGAGCCGGTTTCGGGCTTGAACGCCTGCTGAAAGTCATGCACGGCTTCAAAAACATCAAAAGAGCTGCAAGGTCCGAATCTTACTATAACGGGATTTCCACAAACCTGTAA
- a CDS encoding DUF134 domain-containing protein: MRPRKRRIVDFEHSARQFRPFGPESEIPEEVLLTIDELEVMRLSFLENLSQGEAALRMEIHQSTFQRALKKALEKVTDALVHGKAIRIEGGDYRMPRGDGTGPAGQGPVGGGRSRGQGKGRGGRFGGPDGNCVCPACGYETPHTPGVSCSQVKCEKCGSSMVRK, from the coding sequence ATGCGCCCTAGAAAAAGAAGGATAGTGGATTTCGAACATTCGGCAAGGCAGTTCAGACCTTTCGGTCCCGAAAGTGAAATTCCCGAAGAGGTTCTGCTAACTATCGATGAACTTGAGGTCATGAGGCTCAGCTTTCTGGAAAATCTTTCTCAGGGCGAAGCTGCGCTTCGTATGGAAATCCACCAGTCTACTTTTCAGAGGGCTCTGAAAAAAGCACTTGAAAAAGTAACCGATGCGCTTGTCCATGGAAAAGCAATACGGATTGAAGGAGGAGATTACAGAATGCCAAGAGGAGACGGAACAGGTCCTGCAGGCCAGGGCCCGGTTGGCGGTGGAAGAAGCCGTGGACAGGGCAAGGGTCGGGGTGGACGGTTCGGCGGACCTGATGGAAATTGTGTATGTCCTGCCTGCGGGTATGAAACTCCCCATACGCCGGGAGTCTCCTGTAGCCAGGTGAAATGCGAGAAATGCGGAAGCTCAATGGTCAGGAAGTAA
- a CDS encoding DUF5320 domain-containing protein, with protein sequence MPHGDRTGPMGQGPKTGRAMGYCSGSDEPGYKTVTPVGAGRRAGRGMNRKAGCGAGRGLGHRRTPGSGKGGQFASRGEYSGYYYPAPSQTGAESDIDFLEGRIKALKQELDKLTENLKNFQSQENDKKE encoded by the coding sequence ATGCCACATGGAGATAGAACAGGTCCGATGGGCCAGGGACCAAAGACAGGAAGAGCTATGGGTTACTGCTCGGGCAGTGACGAGCCGGGTTATAAGACGGTTACTCCTGTGGGAGCTGGCCGCAGGGCCGGACGCGGTATGAACCGAAAAGCAGGTTGCGGAGCAGGTCGGGGTTTAGGACACAGGCGAACTCCTGGTTCCGGAAAAGGTGGGCAGTTTGCTTCCCGGGGTGAGTACTCTGGATATTACTATCCTGCACCTTCTCAGACAGGGGCGGAATCGGATATAGATTTCCTTGAGGGCCGAATAAAGGCTCTGAAACAGGAGCTTGATAAATTAACAGAAAATTTGAAGAACTTCCAGTCCCAGGAAAACGATAAAAAGGAATGA
- a CDS encoding radical SAM protein → MKSRIVYGPILSRRLGRSLGVDVIKNTGSKKNCNYDCIYCQLGHVESKLGSPEDVKEPVTSKEVSQSFRNFHKDIEGLDYVTFSGTCEPSLNLSLGEMIRAVREIGGIPVCVITNSSLVGREDVRKNLAQADLIVATLVSGNENTWRKIHRPASGIALQEIIEGLRELAKGGAGKKLALEVMFLESEAGKPLNSTDEEVESLIATIRYICPDEIEILTVSRPPAEKWVRPVSEERLREIAKRFVSEFGEEKVRLVLKGKNKRSRVLHRELDEEVYALLLRRPCTFEQIWQGLNMDPKSLRSVLKKLLGESKIEKIDSETGEYYRTK, encoded by the coding sequence ATGAAATCAAGAATCGTTTACGGGCCAATTCTTTCAAGAAGGCTCGGAAGATCTCTCGGGGTCGATGTGATTAAAAACACCGGCTCGAAAAAAAACTGTAACTATGATTGCATTTACTGTCAGCTCGGGCACGTTGAATCAAAGCTCGGAAGTCCTGAAGATGTAAAGGAGCCGGTAACTTCAAAAGAAGTTTCACAAAGTTTCCGGAATTTCCATAAAGACATCGAGGGTCTGGACTATGTCACTTTTTCAGGGACATGCGAACCTTCTCTGAACCTTTCTCTGGGGGAGATGATCCGGGCTGTCAGGGAGATAGGTGGAATCCCTGTCTGTGTCATCACGAATTCTTCCCTTGTGGGAAGGGAGGACGTCCGGAAGAATCTGGCTCAGGCGGACCTTATTGTTGCTACTCTGGTTTCGGGAAATGAAAATACCTGGAGAAAGATCCATAGGCCCGCCTCCGGCATAGCCCTGCAGGAAATAATCGAGGGCTTGAGGGAACTTGCAAAAGGAGGGGCCGGAAAAAAACTTGCACTTGAGGTCATGTTTCTTGAGAGTGAAGCAGGGAAGCCTCTGAACAGTACTGATGAAGAGGTTGAAAGCCTGATAGCAACAATCAGGTACATATGCCCTGACGAGATTGAAATTCTGACAGTCAGCCGTCCCCCTGCGGAAAAATGGGTAAGACCGGTCTCTGAGGAAAGATTAAGGGAAATTGCGAAGCGCTTTGTTTCGGAGTTTGGGGAAGAAAAAGTAAGGCTGGTTTTAAAAGGAAAAAACAAGAGGTCAAGGGTTTTACACCGGGAGCTGGATGAAGAGGTTTATGCCCTTCTCCTCAGGAGACCCTGTACCTTCGAACAGATCTGGCAGGGTCTGAATATGGACCCTAAAAGTCTTCGCTCTGTCCTTAAAAAATTGCTTGGTGAAAGCAAAATAGAGAAAATAGACTCGGAAACCGGGGAGTACTACAGGACAAAATAA
- a CDS encoding ferritin has translation MLNEKMEEALNEQINKELYSSYLYLSMAAYSSSIGLPGFAHWFKVQVKEETIHGMKIFDYVNEGGRARLKEIKEPPMEFGTPMEMFQKTLQHEQFITRSINDLVELAHSEKDEATASFLQWYVEEQVEEEENDNEIIDKLKIVGENKDALSTLDAELAKRLPPDDEE, from the coding sequence ATGCTGAACGAAAAGATGGAAGAAGCGCTGAATGAACAAATTAACAAGGAACTGTACTCTTCTTACCTTTACCTTTCCATGGCGGCATACAGCTCCTCTATAGGCCTGCCCGGGTTTGCCCACTGGTTTAAGGTACAGGTCAAAGAAGAGACCATCCACGGGATGAAGATCTTTGATTATGTCAACGAAGGAGGAAGGGCTAGGTTAAAGGAGATCAAGGAGCCACCCATGGAGTTCGGGACACCGATGGAAATGTTCCAGAAGACCCTGCAACATGAGCAGTTCATTACCCGCTCAATCAATGACCTGGTAGAGCTTGCCCATTCGGAAAAAGATGAAGCAACGGCTTCCTTCCTTCAGTGGTATGTCGAAGAGCAGGTAGAAGAGGAAGAAAACGACAACGAGATAATAGATAAGCTGAAAATTGTCGGGGAAAACAAAGATGCTCTGTCAACACTTGATGCTGAGCTGGCAAAGAGGCTCCCTCCCGATGATGAGGAATGA
- a CDS encoding universal stress protein, translating to MKSKLYRKILLATDDSESARKAADAALELAHLSGAKIYAVYVIDRSIYSSVPEDLEWEEAMYTRFRELGEEAVSYMEKAAKDTDLQVESVLLEGHPAEEIVNFAEKNGMDLIIIGSLGKSKVERFLIGSISEKVIRNSKVPVLVVHWKRP from the coding sequence ATGAAGAGCAAACTCTATAGAAAAATTCTGCTTGCAACCGATGACTCCGAAAGTGCCAGAAAAGCTGCAGATGCCGCGCTTGAGCTTGCTCACCTGAGCGGAGCAAAAATTTATGCTGTCTATGTTATCGACAGATCGATTTATTCTTCGGTTCCTGAAGATCTGGAGTGGGAAGAGGCAATGTATACCCGGTTCAGGGAACTGGGAGAAGAAGCCGTTTCTTATATGGAAAAAGCTGCAAAAGATACTGATTTGCAGGTCGAATCCGTCCTTCTCGAAGGACATCCCGCAGAAGAAATTGTCAATTTTGCAGAAAAGAACGGAATGGACCTGATTATCATCGGCTCGCTTGGAAAAAGCAAAGTCGAACGATTCCTGATAGGCAGCATATCCGAAAAAGTGATCAGGAACTCAAAAGTCCCGGTACTTGTCGTACACTGGAAGAGACCGTAA
- a CDS encoding DUF7490 domain-containing protein — MGKQRIKPIRILFLMSIIFLFASGSGCVRSFEEESNYNIKDMDISADRAGTSFVDLNVTTYVEKYQGDTEKNASLLLKVYSRESGLLETQEKIELGRLEKGETKAVSQSLSLPKTGGYNIRSVLFEEDTQKGSGEINVYNLDFLPADVQDIGLEISEMDFRVRKVEDGKVLIESDIYLTNEGKKTSRDLRMLVKVRELDAGLLADKVWTRTGEIKPETTVIRSVNLTMPDQYNYAVEVLIWNNDTIVRRGEDYIQLNPKVEVKDKTSTETKKIQTSEFENVDDYEMVPEEKYAEEGATPGFSLFLAAVLLCSAAVLRRRFG, encoded by the coding sequence TTGGGAAAACAGAGGATCAAGCCAATCCGGATATTGTTTTTGATGTCTATTATCTTCCTTTTTGCTTCAGGAAGCGGTTGCGTTCGGAGTTTTGAAGAGGAAAGCAACTACAACATCAAAGATATGGACATCTCAGCAGACCGTGCCGGGACTTCTTTTGTAGACCTCAATGTTACCACATATGTAGAAAAATATCAGGGGGATACGGAGAAAAATGCTTCTCTTCTTTTGAAAGTTTACAGCAGGGAAAGCGGGCTGCTTGAAACACAGGAAAAAATTGAATTAGGGAGGCTGGAAAAAGGGGAAACAAAAGCCGTAAGCCAGAGTCTGAGCCTGCCCAAGACCGGAGGCTACAATATACGTTCGGTCCTTTTCGAAGAGGATACCCAGAAGGGCAGCGGAGAAATCAATGTCTACAACCTTGATTTTCTGCCTGCGGATGTGCAGGATATAGGGCTTGAAATTTCCGAAATGGATTTCAGGGTCAGGAAAGTGGAAGACGGAAAAGTTCTCATTGAAAGTGACATCTATCTGACAAATGAGGGCAAGAAAACCAGCCGGGATCTCCGTATGCTTGTCAAGGTCCGGGAACTGGACGCGGGGCTACTTGCCGATAAGGTCTGGACTCGGACAGGAGAGATCAAGCCCGAAACAACAGTTATCCGTAGTGTTAACCTGACCATGCCTGATCAGTACAACTACGCTGTCGAAGTTCTGATCTGGAACAATGATACCATTGTAAGGCGCGGGGAAGATTATATCCAGCTTAATCCGAAAGTTGAGGTTAAAGATAAAACTTCCACGGAAACAAAGAAGATTCAGACCAGTGAATTTGAAAACGTGGATGATTATGAAATGGTCCCTGAAGAGAAATACGCTGAAGAAGGAGCAACTCCCGGGTTTAGCCTGTTCCTGGCAGCAGTCCTGCTCTGTTCGGCAGCAGTTCTAAGGAGGCGGTTTGGATGA
- a CDS encoding TfuA-related McrA-glycine thioamidation protein, with protein sequence MKARAVIFTGNSISHEDAKKILRANYQPPVRRFQLEKFVQQGYKVIGIIDGIFFDRAAVGHREILSALNAGVKVVGGASMGALRASELDTHGMVGVGKVYEWYRDGVIESDDEVAVSTNPDTFEPISVPLVNIRETLKAALDTGLVSEKEHNALLDLAINTYYPDRSYLGLTKEGGKKGLIPKEKGKQLLDFCLNSEVDIKRQDAVLVLETVKKLIEEA encoded by the coding sequence ATGAAAGCAAGAGCAGTTATCTTTACCGGTAACAGCATCAGCCATGAGGATGCAAAAAAAATCCTCAGGGCAAACTACCAGCCCCCCGTACGCAGGTTCCAGCTGGAAAAATTCGTCCAGCAGGGGTATAAGGTCATAGGGATTATAGACGGGATCTTCTTTGATCGGGCTGCAGTAGGGCATAGAGAGATCTTGTCCGCCCTTAATGCAGGAGTGAAGGTTGTGGGCGGAGCCAGCATGGGAGCCCTCAGGGCTTCGGAACTGGATACACACGGTATGGTAGGCGTTGGAAAGGTCTATGAGTGGTACAGGGACGGGGTTATCGAGTCCGATGACGAGGTGGCTGTAAGCACAAACCCTGACACCTTCGAACCCATTTCCGTGCCCCTTGTAAACATCAGGGAAACCCTTAAAGCTGCTCTCGATACCGGGCTTGTAAGCGAAAAAGAACACAATGCTCTCCTGGACCTTGCGATCAACACCTATTACCCTGACCGGAGCTATCTCGGGCTTACAAAGGAAGGGGGAAAAAAAGGGCTGATACCGAAAGAAAAAGGAAAGCAACTTCTTGATTTTTGCCTTAACAGCGAAGTTGATATAAAGAGACAGGACGCGGTTCTTGTACTTGAAACCGTAAAAAAGCTTATTGAAGAGGCCTGA
- a CDS encoding YcaO-related McrA-glycine thioamidation protein, whose amino-acid sequence MPEIKIDRSLSYLEGTQRVYDEATTLENTKDQIKKIGVTRIADITNLDRLGIPIFSAIRPSAAPGAISIYSGKGSTEQRARISAIMESFERCLAERPGVNANIEGGISAPALVESYSNAQENCNVLDPNSLLLSQPFNPGSLLEWVGAYDLMNREEVFVNANAVYHPYDAPGQCQKLFLSNTNGLASGNVLEEAILHGLLEVIERDAISTAQFTRNLGKEIVLTEEDGYLYELARKFKDTGIDLKIWLVPTDTGIPTIIAATDDVKLKDPALLVMGAGSHLKPEIAIARAITEAAQSRVVQIQGAREDTDREGFIRSVGYDRMKRLNWFWFEEGEKISLSEVKDLSGKSPTENIDIILEQLKGLTEKVIVVDLSREEIAVPVVRVIIPGFELFTIDRDRKGQRITAGKKKEFTRDQNDKPWKRR is encoded by the coding sequence ATGCCCGAGATAAAAATTGACAGGTCACTCTCATACCTCGAAGGCACCCAGCGCGTGTATGACGAAGCCACTACCCTTGAAAACACCAAAGATCAGATAAAAAAGATAGGTGTTACCCGAATTGCAGATATCACAAACCTGGACAGGCTCGGGATTCCGATCTTCTCGGCAATCCGCCCCAGTGCCGCTCCTGGAGCGATCAGCATCTACTCAGGCAAGGGCTCAACCGAACAGCGGGCCCGAATTTCGGCAATAATGGAGAGTTTTGAGCGCTGTCTGGCAGAAAGGCCGGGCGTGAACGCAAATATCGAAGGCGGAATCTCTGCCCCGGCCCTTGTGGAGTCCTATTCCAATGCACAAGAAAACTGCAATGTGCTTGACCCCAACTCTCTCCTCCTGTCCCAACCCTTTAACCCCGGATCCCTTTTGGAGTGGGTTGGAGCATATGATTTGATGAACAGGGAAGAGGTCTTCGTAAATGCAAATGCGGTTTACCACCCCTATGACGCTCCCGGGCAGTGTCAGAAACTTTTCCTGAGCAATACCAACGGACTGGCATCCGGAAACGTGCTTGAGGAAGCAATCCTGCACGGGCTACTTGAAGTTATAGAAAGGGACGCAATCAGCACGGCCCAGTTTACCCGGAACCTTGGAAAAGAAATCGTGCTGACTGAAGAGGACGGCTACCTGTACGAGCTTGCCCGGAAGTTCAAAGATACCGGAATAGACCTCAAAATCTGGCTTGTCCCGACTGACACCGGGATTCCCACAATAATTGCAGCAACTGATGACGTTAAATTAAAAGACCCGGCTCTTCTGGTCATGGGAGCAGGTTCCCACCTTAAACCTGAGATCGCAATTGCAAGAGCAATAACCGAAGCCGCACAGTCAAGAGTAGTCCAGATTCAGGGCGCAAGGGAAGACACGGACAGGGAAGGCTTTATCCGAAGTGTAGGATACGACCGCATGAAGCGTCTGAACTGGTTCTGGTTCGAAGAAGGAGAAAAAATCTCCCTTTCCGAAGTAAAGGATCTCTCCGGAAAAAGCCCGACAGAAAACATCGATATAATACTTGAACAGCTAAAGGGGCTCACCGAAAAGGTAATTGTCGTAGACCTCTCAAGAGAGGAAATCGCAGTGCCTGTAGTCAGGGTGATCATTCCGGGCTTTGAACTCTTTACGATCGACCGCGACCGCAAAGGACAAAGAATCACTGCCGGAAAGAAGAAAGAATTTACAAGAGATCAAAACGATAAGCCGTGGAAAAGAAGATGA
- a CDS encoding YgaP family membrane protein, giving the protein MFLEENVGGFDLVLRTLLGTLGITALAMNLIKSSPLKWIVALIAFTGLFSSILRHCTPYALLGINTAKKK; this is encoded by the coding sequence TTGTTTCTGGAAGAAAATGTGGGCGGCTTTGATCTGGTACTCCGGACCCTATTAGGGACACTTGGAATTACTGCTCTGGCAATGAATCTTATAAAAAGTTCTCCTTTGAAATGGATCGTTGCACTGATAGCTTTTACGGGGCTCTTCAGCTCGATCCTGAGACACTGCACTCCATATGCTCTTCTCGGGATCAATACTGCAAAGAAAAAATAA
- a CDS encoding heavy metal translocating P-type ATPase: protein MAHQEHNQHEGMESQDRDQHTEMKHQVHDQHEGMQHEGHEMGGKGHGKSHGDHHAHMLADFRKRFIVSFILTFPVLLLSPMIQGFFGFEFRVPGADILTFLLSTVVYFYGGYPFLKGLKDELAERAPGMMTLIAVAISVAYFYSSAVVFGLPGGVFFWELVTLIDVMLLGHWLEMRSVMGASRALEELVKIMPSIAHLKKNGETVDVGVDRLKIGDRVLVKPGEKIPVDGTVLEGTSSVNESMLTGESKPVTKNPGTEVIGGSINGEAAFVVEVKKTGKDTYLNQVVELVRTAQESKSKTQDLANRAAMYLTIIALTVGALTFLLWIFFGHEVVFALERAVTVMVITCPHALGLAIPLVVAVSTSLAAKSGLLIRDRQAFEKARSLEAVIFDKTGTLTEGRFGVTDVISLSGEVDKMNDNEILSLAASLEASSEHPIARGILESAREEGIEPLPVEKFSSIPGKGIEGIIEGKKFLVVSPGYLEEKGISLNGGKIESEKIEEIKEQGKTVVFLLEGDTVLGALALADIVRKESREAISKLKGMGIKCLMLTGDNRYVAAWVSKELELDDYFAEVLPHEKAAKVKEVQKQYITGMVGDGVNDAPALAQADVGIAIGAGTDVAIETADIVLVKNDPGDVLYIIELSRKTYSKMYQNLLWATGYNVFAIPLAAGVLYGYGILLSPAIGAVLMSLSTVIVAINARALKMG, encoded by the coding sequence ATGGCACATCAGGAGCATAATCAGCACGAAGGAATGGAATCTCAGGATCGTGACCAGCACACCGAGATGAAGCATCAGGTTCATGACCAGCATGAAGGAATGCAACATGAGGGGCATGAAATGGGGGGCAAAGGTCATGGCAAAAGTCATGGCGATCACCATGCTCATATGCTTGCAGATTTCAGAAAAAGATTCATTGTTTCTTTTATACTGACCTTTCCGGTTTTGCTGCTCTCTCCCATGATTCAGGGTTTTTTTGGCTTTGAGTTTCGAGTCCCCGGTGCGGATATTCTTACCTTTTTGCTTTCCACTGTCGTTTATTTCTACGGCGGCTATCCGTTTCTCAAAGGGCTCAAAGACGAGCTGGCAGAGAGAGCTCCGGGAATGATGACCCTTATAGCCGTTGCTATCAGCGTGGCTTATTTTTACAGCTCTGCCGTGGTCTTCGGGCTTCCCGGGGGAGTCTTCTTCTGGGAACTTGTGACCCTTATCGATGTAATGCTGCTCGGGCACTGGCTGGAGATGCGCTCGGTAATGGGGGCTTCAAGAGCCCTTGAAGAGCTGGTAAAAATCATGCCCTCGATTGCCCACCTGAAGAAAAACGGCGAAACTGTTGACGTGGGAGTTGACCGATTAAAAATAGGGGACAGGGTTCTGGTCAAACCCGGGGAAAAGATTCCTGTTGACGGAACTGTTTTAGAAGGGACGAGCAGCGTTAACGAATCAATGCTTACAGGAGAGTCAAAGCCTGTCACGAAAAATCCGGGAACTGAGGTCATAGGTGGTTCGATTAACGGAGAGGCGGCTTTTGTCGTGGAGGTCAAAAAAACAGGCAAGGACACCTATCTCAACCAGGTGGTTGAACTCGTCAGAACAGCTCAGGAAAGCAAATCAAAGACTCAGGACCTGGCAAATAGGGCTGCAATGTACCTCACGATTATAGCCCTGACAGTGGGCGCGCTCACATTTCTCCTCTGGATTTTCTTCGGGCATGAAGTTGTCTTTGCCCTGGAGAGGGCAGTTACCGTAATGGTTATCACCTGCCCTCATGCCCTCGGGCTTGCAATCCCTCTCGTGGTTGCAGTTTCCACGTCCCTGGCGGCAAAGTCCGGGCTTCTCATCAGGGATCGGCAGGCATTTGAAAAAGCTCGGAGCCTTGAGGCTGTGATCTTTGATAAAACCGGAACTCTCACCGAAGGCAGGTTTGGAGTAACCGATGTAATTTCGCTTTCAGGGGAGGTCGACAAAATGAACGACAACGAGATTCTCAGCCTTGCAGCCTCCCTTGAAGCAAGTTCGGAACACCCGATTGCAAGGGGAATCCTTGAGAGTGCCAGAGAAGAAGGGATAGAGCCTTTACCGGTCGAAAAGTTCAGTTCCATTCCCGGAAAAGGAATCGAGGGCATAATCGAAGGCAAGAAATTCCTTGTAGTAAGCCCGGGCTACCTTGAAGAAAAAGGAATTAGCCTGAATGGCGGGAAAATCGAATCCGAAAAAATAGAAGAAATTAAAGAGCAGGGAAAAACCGTTGTATTTTTGCTTGAAGGAGATACGGTACTTGGAGCCCTTGCCCTTGCCGACATTGTCCGGAAAGAGTCAAGGGAAGCAATTTCAAAGCTCAAAGGAATGGGCATAAAATGCCTGATGCTTACCGGAGATAACCGCTATGTTGCTGCCTGGGTGTCTAAGGAACTGGAGCTTGACGACTACTTTGCGGAAGTTCTCCCTCACGAAAAGGCCGCAAAGGTTAAGGAAGTCCAGAAGCAGTACATTACCGGCATGGTCGGAGATGGGGTCAATGACGCTCCCGCCCTTGCCCAGGCTGATGTGGGAATTGCCATCGGGGCGGGTACGGATGTTGCAATCGAAACCGCTGATATCGTACTGGTGAAAAACGATCCGGGAGATGTGCTGTACATTATTGAGCTTTCCAGAAAGACTTACTCCAAGATGTACCAGAACCTGCTCTGGGCAACCGGGTATAACGTGTTTGCAATTCCACTTGCAGCGGGGGTACTCTACGGATACGGCATCTTACTGAGCCCTGCCATAGGGGCAGTTCTCATGAGCCTGAGTACCGTGATCGTAGCTATAAATGCAAGAGCTTTAAAGATGGGGTGA
- a CDS encoding c-type cytochrome, with amino-acid sequence MIILLVLIVAGIVFLIFTFGTMWGLSRTGDGFYGRPDIYSENRTSYPGTGIYPGGGMYPGGGMYPGRGMYPGGYPSYNISDFESNGELIYYTGFNESGERIETEYGPHWLYVHGGSCVDCHRTDGRGGYPVMMGYAIPPDIRYETLTSEEHEEEEGHPPYTDETIKRAIREGIDSAGEPLDLTMPRWNMTDKDVNDVVEYLKTL; translated from the coding sequence CTGATTATCCTGCTGGTTCTGATAGTCGCAGGGATAGTTTTCCTTATTTTTACTTTCGGGACCATGTGGGGACTTTCTCGTACAGGGGACGGCTTCTATGGCCGGCCTGATATTTATTCGGAAAACAGGACTTCGTATCCTGGCACTGGAATATATCCGGGAGGTGGAATGTATCCGGGAGGTGGAATGTATCCGGGAAGAGGTATGTATCCGGGAGGGTATCCTTCCTATAACATAAGTGATTTTGAGTCAAACGGGGAGTTAATCTACTATACCGGGTTTAATGAAAGCGGTGAGCGTATTGAGACAGAGTACGGTCCTCATTGGCTGTACGTTCATGGAGGGAGCTGTGTTGACTGCCATCGGACGGACGGGAGAGGAGGATATCCGGTGATGATGGGTTACGCAATCCCTCCGGATATCAGATATGAGACCCTTACTTCTGAAGAGCACGAAGAAGAGGAAGGACATCCTCCATATACGGATGAGACCATCAAAAGGGCGATCCGGGAGGGCATTGATTCTGCAGGCGAGCCTCTTGACCTTACCATGCCCAGATGGAATATGACCGATAAGGATGTGAATGACGTCGTTGAATACCTGAAAACACTTTGA
- a CDS encoding PLDc N-terminal domain-containing protein — protein sequence MPGNYLILIIFGFIFLLSFILWAWTLVDCLRNETDKGNTRLIWTIVIVFTYIVGAFLYYLIRQPKRVKELGR from the coding sequence ATGCCAGGTAATTACCTTATTCTCATTATATTCGGATTTATCTTTCTTCTTTCTTTTATCCTCTGGGCCTGGACCCTTGTTGACTGCCTGCGAAATGAAACGGACAAAGGGAATACGCGCCTTATCTGGACCATAGTTATCGTTTTTACATATATTGTAGGAGCTTTTCTTTATTACCTGATAAGGCAGCCTAAAAGAGTCAAAGAACTTGGCAGGTAA